The following proteins are encoded in a genomic region of Trueperaceae bacterium:
- a CDS encoding lipoyl(octanoyl) transferase, which produces MFEVRELGLLPYQEAWDIQKEIHSAIVAGESAPTLLLVEHPPVITFGKGGGRQNLLYSESTLAARGFELYDVERGGNVTYHGPGQLVGYPLFPVGRRVLRFLRTLEGAMISVLCKLGINATGSPGYAGVWVGTEKVVAIGVAVRRDVSLHGFALNVATNLQHFETIVPCGIPDRGVTSLTKLLRRSVTIEEICPLVIEAMHAAFKKPSTDLKRRSHEL; this is translated from the coding sequence ATGTTCGAGGTACGTGAATTAGGACTGCTCCCTTACCAGGAAGCCTGGGACATACAAAAAGAAATACATTCTGCGATTGTCGCCGGGGAATCTGCTCCTACGCTACTACTAGTTGAACACCCGCCAGTGATAACTTTCGGAAAGGGAGGTGGTCGTCAAAACCTCTTATATAGTGAATCCACGTTGGCTGCCCGGGGATTCGAGCTTTACGATGTTGAGCGTGGAGGTAACGTAACTTATCATGGTCCAGGCCAATTAGTCGGTTATCCCTTATTTCCTGTTGGCAGACGGGTTCTACGCTTCCTCCGAACGCTCGAAGGGGCCATGATAAGTGTTCTTTGCAAACTTGGGATAAACGCCACTGGTAGCCCAGGCTATGCAGGTGTATGGGTGGGCACCGAAAAAGTAGTTGCCATAGGCGTTGCAGTGCGTAGGGACGTTTCTTTGCATGGATTTGCTCTTAATGTTGCAACAAATTTACAACACTTCGAAACAATCGTTCCTTGTGGAATTCCTGATAGGGGTGTAACTAGCCTAACGAAACTATTAAGGCGCTCCGTTACAATCGAGGAAATCTGTCCTCTGGTAATCGAGGCGATGCACGCTGCGTTCAAAAAGCCTTCGACAGACCTAAAAAGGAGATCTCATGAACTCTAG
- the lipA gene encoding lipoyl synthase, producing MNSRDLKHLIRSVHGGIAKSNPTTLNDKKPSWLKVPLPTGNRYQEIRKTVTEKRLATVCEEARCPNLAECWDAGTATIMLMGSVCTRACRFCAVATGNPQRFLDPDEPRLAAESVRSMGLNYVVLTSVDRDDLPDGGANHYASCVKSIKTLNPATAVEALTPDFSGDVQAVRTVVKSGIEVFAQNIETVRRLTHPVRDPRASYEQTIEVLKVAKTCRPDVLTKTSLMLGLGETDQEVLETMDDLRLADVDILTLGQYLRPSASHLPVSRYVHPDTFNRLRSEGLKRGFHEVVSGPLVRSSYRAERALEKNNVGLGNYQPIKTNRT from the coding sequence ATGAACTCTAGAGACTTAAAACATCTCATACGGTCCGTTCACGGCGGCATCGCTAAATCCAACCCGACAACATTAAATGACAAGAAGCCTAGCTGGTTGAAGGTGCCGCTACCGACTGGTAATCGGTATCAAGAAATCCGCAAAACGGTAACCGAGAAGCGCCTTGCTACTGTCTGCGAAGAAGCGCGCTGCCCCAATTTAGCTGAGTGTTGGGATGCTGGTACAGCAACGATCATGCTGATGGGATCCGTCTGCACTCGGGCTTGCCGTTTCTGTGCTGTAGCTACAGGAAATCCTCAGCGCTTTCTTGATCCGGACGAACCTAGATTAGCTGCGGAATCAGTGAGATCCATGGGCCTGAACTACGTGGTTCTTACCTCAGTAGACCGTGATGATCTCCCTGACGGCGGAGCTAATCACTACGCTAGTTGCGTCAAAAGCATTAAAACCCTAAACCCCGCCACTGCCGTGGAAGCACTCACACCAGACTTTAGCGGTGATGTTCAGGCTGTCCGAACGGTTGTTAAGTCAGGGATAGAAGTCTTCGCGCAAAATATTGAAACTGTCCGACGACTCACACATCCAGTACGTGATCCCCGTGCCAGTTACGAGCAGACTATAGAGGTATTGAAGGTAGCTAAGACATGTCGCCCGGATGTTCTTACCAAAACAAGTCTCATGCTTGGATTAGGAGAAACAGATCAAGAGGTATTGGAAACCATGGATGACCTGCGTCTAGCTGACGTCGACATTCTTACGCTAGGTCAATACCTGAGGCCCTCTGCTAGCCACCTTCCCGTAAGTCGTTACGTACATCCGGATACCTTCAATCGTTTACGCTCAGAGGGGCTTAAACGGGGGTTTCACGAGGTGGTTTCGGGACCGCTAGTAAGGTCGAGTTATAGAGCTGAACGTGCTCTGGAAAAGAACAACGTGGGTCTTGGCAATTACCAGCCCATCAAAACCAATAGAACCTAA
- a CDS encoding tRNA (guanosine(18)-2'-O)-methyltransferase TrmH, with product MTKSRYQRILAVLQRRQPDLTVLAEDVYKPHNFSAIMRSCDAVGVGTVHAVNPTGGIPTFSATSASADKWVEVKVHNNIEEAIKGVRGSAKQILAAHLSDEALDYRDVDYTIPTCILLGNEKAGVSVAAAQHADHHIVIPMLGMVRSLNVSVAAAVVLFEAQRQRREIGFYKIPRLHPDSIARKAFSWLYPKEARRLDEIDEPYPELDEAGEFY from the coding sequence GTGACAAAGTCTCGGTACCAAAGAATCCTGGCAGTACTACAGCGGCGACAACCTGACCTGACTGTCCTTGCTGAAGACGTATATAAACCCCACAACTTCTCAGCTATTATGCGCAGTTGCGATGCGGTGGGAGTTGGCACTGTCCACGCAGTAAACCCTACCGGAGGTATCCCAACATTTAGCGCCACTAGTGCAAGTGCCGATAAATGGGTTGAGGTCAAAGTACACAACAATATTGAGGAAGCAATTAAGGGTGTTAGAGGTTCGGCAAAACAGATATTAGCGGCTCACCTCTCAGATGAAGCCCTAGATTACCGGGACGTAGACTACACAATACCAACTTGCATCTTATTAGGAAATGAAAAAGCTGGGGTGAGTGTAGCAGCAGCCCAACACGCTGACCATCACATTGTTATACCCATGCTTGGAATGGTTCGCTCGCTCAACGTTTCAGTAGCCGCTGCTGTAGTTCTTTTCGAAGCTCAGCGCCAACGTCGTGAGATCGGATTTTACAAAATACCCCGTTTGCATCCTGACTCTATTGCTCGTAAAGCGTTTTCTTGGCTATATCCAAAAGAAGCTCGCCGTCTTGACGAAATTGATGAACCATATCCAGAACTTGATGAAGCCGGCGAATTCTACTAA
- a CDS encoding arsenate reductase, whose amino-acid sequence MQIRIIGSAKSKDTRKAERFFRERGIRPHLLDVHKAKVAPGELRRFGSKFGQARLINTESPQYKSKGLPYLKLTEKELLELLIEEPSLLVQPLLAANGTLGLGWDESFWRTWYQDKASRH is encoded by the coding sequence GTGCAGATACGCATCATCGGTAGTGCTAAATCTAAGGATACTCGGAAGGCCGAGAGATTTTTTCGAGAGCGAGGTATCCGGCCACATCTTCTTGATGTACATAAAGCCAAAGTTGCTCCTGGTGAGCTAAGGCGATTCGGAAGTAAGTTCGGTCAAGCAAGGCTGATCAATACTGAGAGTCCTCAATATAAGAGTAAAGGATTACCTTACTTAAAGCTTACTGAGAAAGAGCTTCTCGAATTACTTATAGAAGAGCCTAGTTTACTTGTGCAACCCCTGTTGGCCGCAAACGGGACATTAGGCCTAGGTTGGGATGAGTCCTTTTGGCGCACCTGGTACCAAGACAAGGCAAGTCGTCACTAA
- a CDS encoding metallophosphoesterase: protein MNVLFVGDVFGQSGMTVVRRYLRQVRDDYDFVVVNGENAAAGRGITRKLFGQLREAGADVVTLGNHSWDQAEALKLVEETPHLIRPLNYPPGTPGLGSGTFSVRNGERVTVAQVMGRVLMQPLDDPFRAIDRVLTEQPIGANVLVDFHAEATSEKKVMGYHLAGRCSALIGTHTHVQTADETILSGTGYITDVGMTGPQNSSLGMNFDEVHYRLTSGLPKRFRPSSTPGEIRAVAIVLQEGKTRAIRRIQAGHKNNDIGQEVIEY, encoded by the coding sequence GTGAACGTCTTATTCGTGGGAGACGTGTTTGGTCAGTCGGGGATGACGGTAGTTCGTCGTTATTTGCGCCAAGTACGAGATGACTATGATTTTGTTGTAGTGAACGGTGAGAACGCTGCTGCCGGTCGTGGAATAACCCGTAAGCTGTTTGGCCAACTTCGTGAAGCTGGTGCGGATGTAGTTACTTTGGGAAATCATAGTTGGGACCAAGCAGAAGCTCTCAAGTTAGTAGAAGAGACTCCACATCTAATTAGGCCTCTAAACTATCCGCCAGGTACGCCTGGTCTTGGTTCAGGTACTTTCTCTGTGAGAAATGGAGAGAGGGTGACTGTAGCTCAGGTTATGGGTCGTGTTCTTATGCAGCCACTTGACGACCCATTTAGAGCTATCGATAGGGTCCTTACTGAACAGCCGATAGGAGCTAACGTTCTAGTGGATTTTCATGCTGAAGCGACGAGCGAAAAAAAGGTCATGGGTTACCACCTAGCTGGTCGATGCAGTGCGTTAATTGGTACTCATACTCACGTCCAGACCGCTGATGAAACTATTCTATCTGGGACAGGTTACATTACCGATGTTGGGATGACTGGTCCTCAAAACTCTTCATTAGGAATGAATTTTGACGAGGTACACTATCGGTTAACTTCCGGACTACCAAAACGATTCCGACCGTCTTCCACCCCTGGAGAGATACGGGCGGTAGCGATTGTTCTTCAAGAGGGTAAAACTCGGGCAATCCGGAGGATCCAAGCTGGGCACAAAAATAACGATATTGGTCAGGAAGTAATTGAATATTAA